A section of the Malus sylvestris chromosome 17, drMalSylv7.2, whole genome shotgun sequence genome encodes:
- the LOC126612656 gene encoding serine/threonine protein phosphatase 2A 55 kDa regulatory subunit B beta isoform-like isoform X2, translating into MNGGDEVVAAAPGVPTPPLEWKFSQVFGERTAGEEVQEVDIISAIEFDKTGDHLATGDRGGRVVLFERTDLKDHGGSRRDLERMDYSVSRHPEFRYKTEFQSHEPEFDYLKSLEIEEKINKIRWCQTANGALFLLSTNDKTIKFWKVQEKKVKKISEMNVDPSKAVGNGSLASSSNLSSPKTYLANGGGPDKSFSCLSNDISFPPGGIPTLRLPQVTSHETSLIARCRRVYAHAHDYHINSISNNSDGETFISADDLRINLWNLEISNQSFNIVDVKPANMEDLTEVITSAEFHPTHCNTLAYSSSKGSIRLIDLRQSALCDSHAKLFEEPEAPGARSFFTEIIASISDIKFGKEGRYILSRDYMTLKLWDINMDSGPVQTFQVHEYLRPKLCDLYENDSIFDKFECCLSGDGSRVATGSYSNLFRVFGSAAGSTEATTLEASKNPMRRQVQTPSRPSRSLSSSITRVVRRGAEIPGVDANGNCYDFTTKLLHLAWHPTENSIACAAANSLYMYYA; encoded by the exons ATGAACGGGGGCGATGAGGTCGTCGCAGCAGCTCCGGGGGTTCCTACACCGCCTCTGGAATGGAAATTCTCTCAGGTCTTCGGCGAGCGTACGGCCGGTGAAGAAGTTCAGGAAG TTGACATTATTTCTGCTATTGAATTTGATAAAACTGGGGACCATCTTGCTACTGGTGACCGTGGGGGCCGGGTTGTTCTCTTTGAGAGAACAGATTTGAAAGAT CATGGTGGCTCCAGAAGGGATTTGGAGAGGATGGATTATTCAGTTAGTAGGCATCCTGAGTTCCGTTACAAAACAGAGTTTCAGAGCCATGAACCTGAG TTTGACTATCTGAAGAGTTTGGAAATAGAGGagaaaatcaacaaaatcaGATGGTGCCAAACAGCTAATGGTGCCCTGTTTCTCCTATCCACGAATGATAAAACAATTAAGTTTTGGAAG GTCCAAGAAAAGAAGGTCAAGAAAATTTCTGAAATGAATGTGGATCCTTCAAAAGCTGTAGGAAATGGCAGTCTTGCTAGTTCAAGTAATTTGAGTAGCCCTAAAACGTATCTTGCAAATGGAGGAGGCCCAGACAAATCATTCAGTTGTCTGAGTAATGACATTTCATTTCCACCAGGAGGCATTCCCACGTTACGATTGCCACAG GTAACTAGCCATGAGACTAGCCTAATCGCTAGATGTCGAAGAGTGTATGCCCATGCTCATGattatcatatcaattcaatttcaAACAACAG TGATGGTGAAACTTTTATATCGGCTGATGATCTGCGAATAAATCTTTGGAACTTGGAAATTAGCAATCAAAGTTTCAATATTGTTGATGTGAAGCCTGCAAACATGGAAGATTTAACCG AGGTGATAACATCAGCAGAGTTCCACCCTACCCATTGCAATACGTTAGCCTACAGCAGTTCCAAAGGCTCCATTCGACTCATTGATTTGCGGCAGTCCGCTTTGTGTGATTCTCATGCTAAATT ATTTGAGGAACCGGAGGCACCTGGTGCTAGATCATTTTTCACAGAGATTATTGCTTCAATCTCAGATATTAAGTTTGGAAAGGAAGGAAGATATATACTTAGCCGAGATTACATGACTCTTAag TTATGGGACATCAACATGGATTCAGGTCCGGTCCAAACCTTCCAGGTTCATGAATATTTAAGACCTAAG CTGTGTGATTTATATGAGAACGACTCTATCTTCGATAAATTTGAGTGTTGTCTGAGTGGTGATGGGTCGCGAGTGGCAACGGGCTCGTACAG CAATCTATTCCGTGTATTTGGCTCTGCCGCTGGTAGTACTGAGGCAACAACCTTAGAAGCCAGCAAAAATCCAATGAG GCGACAAGTTCAGACTCCTTCTAGGCCTTCTAGGTCCCTAAGCAGTAGCATAACACGAGTTGTCAGACGTG GAGCAGAAATCCCCGGGGTTGATGCAAACGGAAATTGTTATGATTTCACAACAAAGTTGCTGCACTTGGCATGGCATCCTACCGAGAACTCAATAGCCTGTGCTGCTGCTAACAGCTTGTACATGTACTATGCATAA
- the LOC126612657 gene encoding uncharacterized protein LOC126612657, producing the protein MASKFPPKLVQASNILFKNGRTYYKQMVEQNKHHVQELPTIEKCQTLAKQLFYTRLASIPVRYEAFWKEVGHFKNAIKSKEELNVENAGLVALFGVECFAWFCGGEIIGRGFTFTGYYV; encoded by the exons ATGGCATCAAAGTTTCCACCGAAGTTGGTTCAGGCGTCAAACATTTTATTCAAGAATGGAAGAACATATTACAAGCAGATGGTAGAGCAGAACAAGCACCATGTCCAGGAGCTCCCCACCATTGAGAAATGTCAAACATTAGCAAAACAACTGTTTTATACTCGTCTTGCCAG CATTCCAGTTCGTTACGAAGCATTCTGGAAGGAAGTTGGCCATTTCAAGAATGCAATAAAAAGCAAGGAGGAGCTGAATGTGGAGAATGCTGGCCTTGTTGCTCTTTTTGGCGTTGAATGCTTCGCCTGGTTCTGCGGCGGTGAGATCATAGGAAGGGGATTTACATTTACCGGCTACTACGTTTGA
- the LOC126612656 gene encoding serine/threonine protein phosphatase 2A 55 kDa regulatory subunit B beta isoform-like isoform X1, producing MNGGDEVVAAAPGVPTPPLEWKFSQVFGERTAGEEVQEVDIISAIEFDKTGDHLATGDRGGRVVLFERTDLKDHGGSRRDLERMDYSVSRHPEFRYKTEFQSHEPEFDYLKSLEIEEKINKIRWCQTANGALFLLSTNDKTIKFWKVQEKKVKKISEMNVDPSKAVGNGSLASSSNLSSPKTYLANGGGPDKSFSCLSNDISFPPGGIPTLRLPQVVTSHETSLIARCRRVYAHAHDYHINSISNNSDGETFISADDLRINLWNLEISNQSFNIVDVKPANMEDLTEVITSAEFHPTHCNTLAYSSSKGSIRLIDLRQSALCDSHAKLFEEPEAPGARSFFTEIIASISDIKFGKEGRYILSRDYMTLKLWDINMDSGPVQTFQVHEYLRPKLCDLYENDSIFDKFECCLSGDGSRVATGSYSNLFRVFGSAAGSTEATTLEASKNPMRRQVQTPSRPSRSLSSSITRVVRRGAEIPGVDANGNCYDFTTKLLHLAWHPTENSIACAAANSLYMYYA from the exons ATGAACGGGGGCGATGAGGTCGTCGCAGCAGCTCCGGGGGTTCCTACACCGCCTCTGGAATGGAAATTCTCTCAGGTCTTCGGCGAGCGTACGGCCGGTGAAGAAGTTCAGGAAG TTGACATTATTTCTGCTATTGAATTTGATAAAACTGGGGACCATCTTGCTACTGGTGACCGTGGGGGCCGGGTTGTTCTCTTTGAGAGAACAGATTTGAAAGAT CATGGTGGCTCCAGAAGGGATTTGGAGAGGATGGATTATTCAGTTAGTAGGCATCCTGAGTTCCGTTACAAAACAGAGTTTCAGAGCCATGAACCTGAG TTTGACTATCTGAAGAGTTTGGAAATAGAGGagaaaatcaacaaaatcaGATGGTGCCAAACAGCTAATGGTGCCCTGTTTCTCCTATCCACGAATGATAAAACAATTAAGTTTTGGAAG GTCCAAGAAAAGAAGGTCAAGAAAATTTCTGAAATGAATGTGGATCCTTCAAAAGCTGTAGGAAATGGCAGTCTTGCTAGTTCAAGTAATTTGAGTAGCCCTAAAACGTATCTTGCAAATGGAGGAGGCCCAGACAAATCATTCAGTTGTCTGAGTAATGACATTTCATTTCCACCAGGAGGCATTCCCACGTTACGATTGCCACAGGTG GTAACTAGCCATGAGACTAGCCTAATCGCTAGATGTCGAAGAGTGTATGCCCATGCTCATGattatcatatcaattcaatttcaAACAACAG TGATGGTGAAACTTTTATATCGGCTGATGATCTGCGAATAAATCTTTGGAACTTGGAAATTAGCAATCAAAGTTTCAATATTGTTGATGTGAAGCCTGCAAACATGGAAGATTTAACCG AGGTGATAACATCAGCAGAGTTCCACCCTACCCATTGCAATACGTTAGCCTACAGCAGTTCCAAAGGCTCCATTCGACTCATTGATTTGCGGCAGTCCGCTTTGTGTGATTCTCATGCTAAATT ATTTGAGGAACCGGAGGCACCTGGTGCTAGATCATTTTTCACAGAGATTATTGCTTCAATCTCAGATATTAAGTTTGGAAAGGAAGGAAGATATATACTTAGCCGAGATTACATGACTCTTAag TTATGGGACATCAACATGGATTCAGGTCCGGTCCAAACCTTCCAGGTTCATGAATATTTAAGACCTAAG CTGTGTGATTTATATGAGAACGACTCTATCTTCGATAAATTTGAGTGTTGTCTGAGTGGTGATGGGTCGCGAGTGGCAACGGGCTCGTACAG CAATCTATTCCGTGTATTTGGCTCTGCCGCTGGTAGTACTGAGGCAACAACCTTAGAAGCCAGCAAAAATCCAATGAG GCGACAAGTTCAGACTCCTTCTAGGCCTTCTAGGTCCCTAAGCAGTAGCATAACACGAGTTGTCAGACGTG GAGCAGAAATCCCCGGGGTTGATGCAAACGGAAATTGTTATGATTTCACAACAAAGTTGCTGCACTTGGCATGGCATCCTACCGAGAACTCAATAGCCTGTGCTGCTGCTAACAGCTTGTACATGTACTATGCATAA